A stretch of DNA from Gammaproteobacteria bacterium:
ACCGATCCAGATATGAGATCGAAGTTTGTTGAGCTAGTTGGAAACTCGAAGAATCCCAAAGTAATACCTTTAATAGAAGCGGAGTTAAAAAGTCATCACAGCGAAGTCCGAAGCTGGGCTTACAGTTCATTACTTTACTTCGAAAATTCGGAAGCGATGAAAATCGCAGAATGTTTTAAGAAAGAGAATCCAGATGAGGATTTTTTGTAATCCAACGGAGCAACCTAACAAACGCATGCA
This window harbors:
- a CDS encoding HEAT repeat domain-containing protein, translating into MNSLEFDECIEMLRSSDSLTYEDGYHWLQGYLDKYIDELVQLMLRETDPDMRSKFVELVGNSKNPKVIPLIEAELKSHHSEVRSWAYSSLLYFENSEAMKIAECFKKENPDEDFL